A part of Sandaracinaceae bacterium genomic DNA contains:
- a CDS encoding acyl-CoA dehydrogenase family protein has protein sequence MHLDYTPSQRALRDELRAYLSGLITPELVAELDVNEGGGPLYHQAVQQLGSDGWLGIGWPKEHGGQERGPIEQFIFFDEVQRAGFPVPILTLNTVGPTLLKFGTPEQIAEYAPRILAGKCHFSIGYTEPNSGTDLASLKTTATRDGDEWVINGQKIWTSLADHADYIWLAARTNPDPAAPPHKAISMFIVPTTAKGFSFTPIHALGENNVHATYYDNVRIPAGNLVDREGGGWKLITSQLNHERVALCAVGPLERILTETIAWAKETPNGQGGMLIDLPFVRSNLARVHAKLDTLKLLNWRQAFNIANDTLAPADASAIKVYGSEFYVEGSRLLMEVHGAAGCLHHSSAGAILRGRLEKFYRMSLVLTFGGGTNEIQRDIIAQFGLQLPTAGRRG, from the coding sequence ATGCACCTCGACTACACCCCTTCTCAGCGCGCCCTGCGAGACGAGCTCCGCGCGTACCTGTCTGGCCTCATCACCCCCGAGCTCGTGGCCGAGCTGGACGTGAACGAAGGCGGCGGCCCGCTCTATCACCAAGCCGTCCAGCAGCTGGGCAGCGACGGCTGGCTGGGCATCGGCTGGCCCAAGGAGCACGGTGGGCAAGAGCGGGGCCCCATCGAGCAGTTCATCTTCTTCGACGAGGTGCAGCGCGCGGGCTTTCCGGTGCCCATCCTCACGCTGAACACGGTGGGCCCCACGCTGCTGAAGTTCGGCACGCCGGAGCAAATCGCGGAGTACGCGCCGCGCATCCTGGCCGGCAAGTGCCACTTCTCCATCGGCTACACGGAGCCCAACTCGGGCACGGACCTCGCGTCGCTCAAGACCACCGCCACACGCGACGGCGACGAGTGGGTCATCAACGGCCAGAAGATCTGGACGAGCCTGGCCGACCACGCCGACTACATCTGGCTGGCCGCGCGCACCAACCCGGACCCCGCCGCGCCGCCGCACAAGGCCATCAGCATGTTCATCGTGCCCACCACCGCGAAGGGCTTCAGCTTCACGCCCATCCACGCGCTGGGCGAGAACAACGTGCACGCCACCTACTACGACAACGTGCGCATCCCCGCGGGCAACCTCGTGGACCGCGAGGGTGGCGGCTGGAAGCTCATCACCAGCCAGCTCAACCACGAGCGCGTGGCCCTGTGCGCCGTGGGTCCCCTCGAGCGCATCCTCACCGAGACCATCGCGTGGGCCAAGGAGACGCCCAACGGGCAGGGCGGCATGCTCATCGATCTCCCCTTCGTGCGCAGCAACCTGGCGCGCGTGCACGCCAAGCTGGACACGCTCAAGCTGCTCAACTGGCGGCAGGCCTTCAACATCGCCAACGACACGCTGGCTCCGGCCGACGCATCGGCCATCAAGGTGTACGGCAGTGAGTTCTACGTGGAGGGCTCGCGCCTGCTCATGGAGGTGCACGGCGCCGCGGGCTGCCTCCACCACAGCAGCGCGGGCGCCATCCTGCGCGGCCGCCTCGAGAAGTTCTACCGCATGAGCCTGGTGCTCACCTTCGGCGGCGGCACCAACGAGATCCAGCGCGACATCATCGCCCAGTTCGGGCTTCAACTTCCCACGGCCGGGCGCCGAGGCTGA
- a CDS encoding 1-acyl-sn-glycerol-3-phosphate acyltransferase: MAAVYSVARRFFRRAAGLYFVDVQEEGEAHVPRTGPVVFAANHPNSLMDTVLLGSRVPRNIHYLARSGLFAHPLAAAAFRAAGVIPVQRAQDAVEGPGAGPKADNDAAFEAAFEALAAGRAVGIFPEGQNAPTRHVRAIKTGVARIALGAEAKHGFALGVVVVPVGLNYVERERFHTAALVRFGAPIPVARYREQFQADPRAAVRALTDDVQAAMRAVAVHVPDEAQIDLAEDLHALYGAQLRDDVLGSMPDLRMPQEKLLDHATGRPSRAEQLSDRFLAEQLIANAFDWFLRTEPARAKALQKRVNEHERHLGQLRLRGDFAELPGKRLSTRAELLKLTLYAIFMAPVAAYGLFHNFVPYRLTRVAARRAPDEPIQAITALGSGVLTFGATYALFGWLAWHGSASLLGAMLYVLTLPFAGFWFFRYRRRLGVHAQRIVARTLFRTRPELYRGLVLEREQLLVELDAVRAGYSRSSEVRGDSGGDPPSSLS, encoded by the coding sequence GTGGCTGCCGTCTACAGCGTGGCGCGTCGCTTCTTCCGCCGGGCCGCGGGCCTCTACTTCGTGGACGTGCAGGAGGAAGGCGAGGCCCACGTCCCGCGCACGGGCCCGGTGGTGTTCGCCGCCAACCACCCCAACTCGCTCATGGACACCGTGCTGCTGGGCTCGCGCGTGCCCCGCAACATCCACTACCTGGCGCGCAGCGGGCTGTTCGCGCACCCGCTCGCGGCGGCCGCCTTCCGCGCCGCCGGCGTGATCCCGGTGCAGCGCGCACAAGACGCGGTGGAGGGTCCCGGTGCGGGCCCCAAGGCCGACAACGACGCGGCCTTCGAGGCCGCCTTCGAGGCGCTGGCCGCGGGCAGGGCGGTGGGCATCTTCCCCGAGGGCCAGAACGCGCCCACGCGGCACGTGCGCGCCATCAAGACCGGCGTGGCGCGCATCGCGCTCGGCGCCGAGGCCAAGCACGGCTTCGCGCTGGGCGTGGTGGTGGTGCCGGTGGGCCTCAACTACGTGGAGCGTGAGCGCTTCCACACGGCGGCGCTGGTGCGCTTCGGCGCGCCCATCCCGGTGGCTCGCTACCGCGAGCAGTTCCAGGCCGACCCACGCGCCGCAGTGCGCGCGCTCACCGACGACGTACAAGCCGCCATGCGCGCCGTGGCCGTGCACGTGCCGGACGAGGCGCAGATCGACCTCGCCGAAGACCTCCATGCGCTCTACGGTGCCCAGCTGCGCGACGACGTGCTGGGCAGCATGCCCGACCTGCGCATGCCCCAAGAGAAGCTGCTGGACCACGCCACCGGGCGCCCCTCGCGGGCCGAGCAGCTGAGCGACCGCTTCCTGGCCGAGCAGCTCATCGCCAACGCCTTCGATTGGTTCCTGCGCACCGAGCCCGCGCGCGCCAAGGCGCTCCAGAAGCGCGTGAACGAGCACGAGCGCCACCTGGGCCAGCTGCGCCTGCGCGGTGACTTCGCGGAGCTCCCGGGCAAGCGCCTCTCCACCCGGGCCGAGCTGCTCAAGCTCACGCTCTACGCCATCTTCATGGCGCCCGTCGCAGCCTACGGCCTGTTCCACAACTTCGTCCCATATCGCCTCACCCGCGTGGCTGCGCGTCGCGCCCCCGACGAGCCCATCCAGGCCATCACCGCCCTCGGCTCCGGCGTGCTCACCTTCGGCGCCACGTATGCGCTCTTCGGCTGGCTCGCCTGGCACGGCAGCGCCTCCCTGCTGGGCGCCATGCTCTACGTGCTCACGCTGCCCTTCGCGGGCTTCTGGTTCTTCCGCTACCGCCGCCGCCTGGGTGTGCACGCGCAGCGCATCGTGGCCCGCACGCTGTTCCGCACGCGGCCCGAGCTGTACCGGGGCCTGGTGCTCGAGCGCGAGCAGCTGCTGGTGGAGCTGGACGCGGTGCGGGCGGGGTACTCGCGGAGCTCGGAGGTCCGTGGCGACTCCGGTGGGGATCCGCCTTCATCGTTGTCGTGA
- a CDS encoding VOC family protein: MGATFDHVHIYAQDLPRSLHFYTAVLGAEEVGKIPKEVGFNHILLLGGQFMAVSAFPPGITPREPPAVGDGALQVGFGVAHIGLNVASLDELLPKLERAGITPHSAPRGGSPVRYVYFTGPDGVVFEVTQYQVSAKLEPAIKALALFHRGVHAAKRVIGKRLLAAATGS; the protein is encoded by the coding sequence ATGGGCGCCACCTTCGACCATGTCCATATCTATGCGCAAGACTTGCCGCGCTCGCTGCACTTCTACACCGCCGTGCTGGGCGCCGAAGAGGTGGGCAAGATCCCGAAGGAAGTGGGCTTCAACCACATCCTTCTGTTGGGCGGGCAGTTCATGGCCGTCTCTGCGTTCCCGCCCGGAATCACACCGCGCGAGCCGCCCGCCGTGGGCGACGGAGCCCTGCAGGTTGGCTTCGGCGTGGCGCACATCGGGCTGAACGTGGCCAGCCTGGACGAGCTGCTCCCCAAGCTGGAGCGCGCTGGGATCACGCCGCACTCGGCGCCACGCGGCGGGTCGCCCGTGCGGTATGTGTACTTCACGGGGCCGGACGGCGTGGTGTTCGAGGTGACGCAGTACCAGGTCAGCGCGAAGCTGGAGCCGGCGATCAAGGCGCTGGCGCTGTTCCACCGCGGGGTGCACGCGGCGAAGCGGGTGATCGGGAAGCGACTGTTGGCGGCAGCGACGGGGTCGTGA
- a CDS encoding tetratricopeptide repeat protein, with amino-acid sequence MGYWTYYLLMMALWYLVGHPFILAGVVVLFLLRGFIPDPYVFMRTAGRMRALQAQIAANPANVTARRDLARVYLERSRPKRALELLTEARKRHPNDAELLFLTGLAQARTRAHEPALESLIQAVGIDPRVGFGEPYRVAGDVLMKLERYADAEDAFEHYVETNSSAIDGWYKLWRARQKQGKADTAKQALDELRSTWRTLPSYLRRKQWTWRLRSLFAG; translated from the coding sequence ATGGGCTACTGGACGTACTACCTGTTGATGATGGCGCTCTGGTACCTGGTGGGGCACCCCTTCATCCTGGCCGGGGTGGTGGTGCTCTTCCTGCTGCGCGGGTTCATTCCAGACCCCTACGTGTTCATGCGCACGGCCGGTCGCATGCGTGCCCTGCAGGCGCAGATCGCGGCCAACCCCGCCAACGTCACGGCGCGCCGGGACCTCGCGCGCGTCTACCTCGAGCGCTCACGCCCCAAGCGCGCGCTCGAGCTGCTCACCGAGGCGCGCAAGCGGCACCCCAACGACGCCGAGCTGCTGTTCCTCACGGGCCTCGCGCAGGCGCGCACGCGCGCCCACGAGCCGGCCTTGGAGTCGTTGATCCAAGCGGTGGGCATCGACCCCCGCGTGGGCTTCGGCGAGCCCTACCGTGTGGCCGGCGACGTGCTCATGAAGCTCGAGCGCTACGCCGACGCCGAGGACGCCTTCGAGCACTACGTGGAGACCAACAGCTCGGCCATCGACGGCTGGTACAAGCTGTGGCGCGCGCGTCAGAAGCAGGGCAAGGCCGACACCGCGAAGCAAGCCCTCGATGAGCTGCGCAGCACGTGGCGCACGCTCCCCAGCTACCTCCGGCGCAAGCAGTGGACCTGGCGCCTCCGCAGCCTCTTCGCAGGGTGA
- a CDS encoding 2TM domain-containing protein — MSTRTFDRDEVEAILRVALQRAEAVEGLTREELAEVAAEVGIPLTDLDGAIELIEREREVDRRRASIVGERKRGFYAAVGNATIATSFLGVIDYVQGPGWWVPYVAAVWGMVLTFRGRRAFFADEADLDKLARKQLQKEWKKRDWQKRERQLPKAVEAGAAALIEAAARKIAERIDAVGVRPASAGPRVRVAPSAAGPGPTTFQEHVEEQTVSRQTAPRERER, encoded by the coding sequence GTGAGCACACGCACGTTCGACCGCGACGAGGTGGAGGCCATCCTGAGGGTCGCGCTCCAGCGCGCCGAGGCGGTGGAGGGGCTCACCCGCGAAGAGCTGGCGGAGGTCGCCGCCGAGGTGGGCATCCCGCTCACGGACCTGGACGGCGCCATCGAGCTCATCGAGCGCGAGCGCGAAGTGGATCGGCGCCGGGCCAGCATCGTGGGCGAGCGCAAGCGCGGGTTCTATGCGGCGGTGGGCAACGCCACCATCGCCACCAGCTTCCTCGGGGTCATCGACTACGTGCAGGGCCCCGGCTGGTGGGTGCCGTACGTGGCCGCCGTGTGGGGCATGGTGCTGACCTTCCGTGGGCGGCGCGCGTTCTTCGCGGACGAAGCCGACCTCGACAAGCTGGCCCGCAAGCAGCTGCAGAAGGAGTGGAAGAAGCGCGACTGGCAGAAGCGCGAGCGCCAGCTGCCAAAGGCCGTGGAGGCCGGAGCGGCGGCGCTCATCGAGGCCGCGGCGCGCAAAATCGCCGAGCGCATCGACGCCGTGGGCGTGCGGCCGGCCAGCGCGGGTCCGCGGGTGCGGGTGGCGCCGAGCGCCGCCGGCCCAGGTCCGACGACGTTCCAGGAGCACGTGGAGGAGCAGACGGTGAGTCGGCAAACCGCGCCGCGCGAGCGCGAGCGCTGA